A segment of the Bacteroidota bacterium genome:
GACTTTGAAAATCCAGTATTGCGTAGTTATCATCGGTGCCTGTGCATAACAAATTGGCACCATGCATGGAAACACCCCCATGATAATCAATGTCTTTTAACAAATTATCAAAATAGTAGTCCTTGATATAGGATTCAAATCTTGGATAACTCGAATTTTCAGAAGCCGGACTGGAAGATATCTTTTCTTCCAGTTTTCCGGAGATGGGATGGTCAAAATACTCCTTATTATAAAAAGTCACCGAGTCAGCCATAAAATGAATCTGCTGGGTATTGATCGTATATGCCTCCAGTTCTGCATAAACCCTCCTTTCATCCAATCCTACCCGGTTCCAAAACACCTTACCTCCCTGTCCTTCCCAAAATTCCTGATTGAGATAATAGCGTCCTTTTGTACCTCTTATCTCCGTACTGTCGTTTCCGGTCGCACAATGAAGATCCAAAGACGAAAACAGGATGATAAATACAGAATCATATTCAAACTTATAATTGCCATGTCTGAAGTACCATGACCTGTTCCTGGCTTTATCCAGGATGTTCTGGTATTGAAGGTCTCTTGTATACTCAACAAAATCCGTCATGGGTTTAAACTTCTGCTCAGAAGAAAGCCGGATCAGATGATCAAACCACAGAGCCATGCTCTGGCGATCCATTCTGTTTTTTCGGAAACCGTTCAAACAGGATATAAAATCGGCGAAGTGAGGAAAAACCGGTATCCTTCTCATCCTCATGATATCAGATACTTCAAAAATTCTCTCCCTGAGGCCTTCATTGAAAAATCCATAGTTCCAGGTTTCGTCAAAGGCTGCTGTAATATCCGCTCCTTCCTGTTTATACCTGGAATTATTGGTTTGTTGTAACAATTCCGTAACCTTCAGGAAATACCCATCCTTATCCCTTGGGAATCTGTCTTCATCCTGGGAAAATGAATAAAATGAGAAAACAATAACAAAAAATGTGATACAAATAACTCTCATTACTTAAGACCTGGTTTTTTCAAATAGTGCAGCCATCCATTGGTTTTCTGTGATAACATGTTTCCTTTTGAGGTTCAGAGTGCCTGCTTTACCCTCCAAAACAGGCAGGTCTTCAACATGAAATCCGCTAAGTAAGATCTTTCCGTTTTCTTGTAATGCTCCTGCATATGCCGGCATGTCGTTCAGTAAAATATTACGGTTAATATTCGCAAATATTATATCAAAACTCATATTCTCCAATAAGGAAGCTCCGCCAAGGTATACCCTGATATCCGATGCATTATTCAGTTTTACATTGGAACGGGCATTTTCAGCAGCCCATTCATCGTTATCGACAGCAACGACCTCCCCCGCCCCTTTCATTTTAGCCAGAATTGCAAGTACGCCTGTACCACAACCCATATCCAAAACCGATTTACCGGGAAAATCATTTTCCAGGATTAACCTGACCATCATGGATGTAGTCTCATGATGTCCGGTACCAAAAGCCATCTTCGGATCTATAATAATTTCGTATGGAACAGTATGGTTGGCCGGATGGAACGAAGCACGAATATGACATTGTCCTGCAATCGTAACCGGTTGAAAATTGCTTTCCCAGATCGAATTCCAGTTTTTATCCTCTATGCTGTTCCATGAATAAGCAAGTTTCTTGCCATGAAGTTCGGTTCGCAGTTCTGCTATTATTTTTTCCCGCTCTGATATTTCGGCTACTATATATGCTTTAATACAATTTTCTTCTTCCAGGATTCCTTCAAACCCAAGAATATCCAACATGGAGACGAGCAAATCTGCATCTGCCGGTGTCCAACCCGTTGTTTCAATTACGAGTTCCTGGGTATGCATCAGTTCTGAATACGTTGTTTGATAATATCCAGGAATTCTGTAGCATCGAGAGATGCGCCGCCAATCAGTCCGCCGTCGACATCAGGATTGGCGAAAAGAGATGCAGCATTTTTAGCATTGCAACTTCCACCATATAATATTGTGGTTTTTCCGGCAATCTTTTCGCCATACTTTTCCTGAATAAGTGACCGGATGTAGGCATGCATCTCCTGTGCCTGCTCCGGCGTTGCATTTACGCCGGTTCCAATGGCCCAGACAGGTTCATAGGCGATGATAACTTTTTTAAAATCATCAGATTCCAGGAAAAACAATGATTCTTCCAATTGAGATTTAACAATCTCATTCTGGATTCCCTTTTCCCTTTCATCCAATAATTCTCCGCAGCAAAAAACCGGATGTATTTCGTTTCGGATTGCCGATTCCACCTTGGCTGCCAGTTGTTTCCCGGTTTCATGGAAGAATTTTCTACGCTCAGAATGTCCGATGATACAATATTCAACATCCAAAGATTTGAGCATGGGTGCCGAAATTTCCCCTGTATAGGCGCCGAAGTCTTTCTCGTGGAGATTCTGTGCTCCCAGTTTGATCCTGGTCCCTGTGATGGCATCTGCAGCCATCTCCAGGTAAAGGAAAGGCGGGCAGAGGATCACCGATGTATCCCGCAAATTCATATCCTGGATTCCTTCGGTAATCTCATATATAAGGTCTTCAGCTTCCTCAAAGCTTTTG
Coding sequences within it:
- the prmA gene encoding 50S ribosomal protein L11 methyltransferase gives rise to the protein MHTQELVIETTGWTPADADLLVSMLDILGFEGILEEENCIKAYIVAEISEREKIIAELRTELHGKKLAYSWNSIEDKNWNSIWESNFQPVTIAGQCHIRASFHPANHTVPYEIIIDPKMAFGTGHHETTSMMVRLILENDFPGKSVLDMGCGTGVLAILAKMKGAGEVVAVDNDEWAAENARSNVKLNNASDIRVYLGGASLLENMSFDIIFANINRNILLNDMPAYAGALQENGKILLSGFHVEDLPVLEGKAGTLNLKRKHVITENQWMAALFEKTRS
- the tpiA gene encoding triose-phosphate isomerase, which codes for MREKIIAGNWKMNKSFEEAEDLIYEITEGIQDMNLRDTSVILCPPFLYLEMAADAITGTRIKLGAQNLHEKDFGAYTGEISAPMLKSLDVEYCIIGHSERRKFFHETGKQLAAKVESAIRNEIHPVFCCGELLDEREKGIQNEIVKSQLEESLFFLESDDFKKVIIAYEPVWAIGTGVNATPEQAQEMHAYIRSLIQEKYGEKIAGKTTILYGGSCNAKNAASLFANPDVDGGLIGGASLDATEFLDIIKQRIQN